From Daucus carota subsp. sativus chromosome 6, DH1 v3.0, whole genome shotgun sequence:
AAGGGAATGAAGAATGGATCCATAAAAAAGTACGTTGGCTTCCTCTCAAATAGCGAAGCAACGACCTCCTCCCTATCACGGAGCAACATCTGTGGCATGAATAGATAGCTAAGAGTTAGTAACCATATCACTCCACATACATAACATAATTGTACAGAAATcacataataatattcaaaacgGAATACACATAGAGGTGTAGGAATGTACCATGTATGCATAAATGATCCGATCATCAATCCAAGATCCCGGAGCCAGTGTCAACAAATTCAAGGGCTTCAACTCGTATAATGCATTCTTCACCCCCCCGTCTAGCTTCACCACACCATCTCTCCAACCCCAATCAGTAGCTATTGTATCTTGCTTTGCAGAAGAAAGGGGCTTGTTCATCTTCCATTTCCCCTTTCTCAGACTAACAAGTGCCATCTTGTCGGGACGGGACGAAGATGCTGGCTGATCAGGGATATGCTGCGAAGGCTGAGTCATGGGAATGATGTCCTGCTCAGCGACACCTGCCAAACCTGTGCCAGACATGTCTGCCCGATCTAGATGCTCAAAGACTGGAGGGGTGAATCCCGGCCCCTTAACAGTCCTCATGAACCGATTGTATCGATCGACAAACTTGGGTGCAAGTTGCCGAAAGTCGGGGACAAAACTCTCAGGCAGACGCGCATCCAACTGTCGGACTAGGTCCATACTAGCCTCAATCTGCAGAAAAACATAAGTGAATACAACATGGCCATAGCAAATAATTAATAGAGGACTTGCAAAAATCGGACTTAACAAAACACTTACAAGCTGGAAGGCCTCGTAGTTGTCGAACAACTCACGACTCGCATAATCTGGTTGAGGCACGGGCTTTGGCTTCCCAATGCCCCTCCTCGACACCTCCAGATACCATTCCATGTAAGCATCCTCGGTAGTGTAGAGTGTATCATCACAAAGGGCAATGTCAGGCCTGTCACAAAAGCGCCTCCACTGGGCAATCTCTGCGAACCACACAGCCATCCAATTCTCTGCCCGGAACCTCTGCTTCGGCACCCTATATGGGGTCATGTCTACAGGGGCCCTCGGAATGCATGGCCTCAACCCAAACTGCCTCAAAACCCTATCAGAATGCTGGTACTCGCAGATGTCGAAGCATATAAGTGGAAGCCTAGACTGTCCAGCCAATTGTGCCTCAATCTGATCCCAATCCATATGACGAATCACAACGGGCTCACCCAAGTCCTCGTCAACCTCCTCTTCCTCCTCATCATAAGGAGTCCACTGCACTCTATCTGACCCGACACCATCAAACTCAGCCCTATAGTGTGGCAAGTTGTGGTGTGGACCCTTCGAACCCCGGCGCCGCTTCCCAAGCACTAGCCTCACTACCACCTCTTCCTCCTTCCCAGCTTCCTCAACTAGAACAGACTTCGTCTTCGGATATGCCCAGTATAGCGCAACCGGATATCTAATAGCCCCAGGAAATGGAGTAGGCAACCCAATATCAAACCGCTCATAACTCCATATCTGAAGTAGCAACATACATCCAGCTATGTGTGTGCTATCCTTCCTCACAGCCATCCCCAAAGCCCTGTACAAATATGCCAACACACCGGACCCCCAGGAGTATGTATGAATCTGTGAAACATCACGAAGGAGGCCAATGAACCTCGGG
This genomic window contains:
- the LOC135146950 gene encoding putative ubiquitin-like-specific protease 1B, with product MDLVRQLDARLPESFVPDFRQLAPKFVDRYNRFMRTVKGPGFTPPVFEHLDRADMSGTGLAGVAEQDIIPMTQPSQHIPDQPASSSRPDKMALVSLRKGKWKMNKPLSSAKQDTIATDWGWRDGVVKLDGGVKNALYELKPLNLLTLAPGSWIDDRIIYAYMMLLRDREEVVASLFERKPTYFFMDPFFIPLAKTKNWKNPESYVRLHNFYCDYGSGEVGPTINKVDFIFVPTCVEENHWILFVFSVKTWGVVMLDPLYDDPSYPEEEEIVTEMLPELIRFCERSQHVFPDGLAQISALMRRPKQTNYTDCSIFVMKYMDYMLQGFHLQSMTWTASDVETFRYRIAKEIHRGKARMIPGFLMKQRLDNASRAQLK
- the LOC135147219 gene encoding protein MAIN-LIKE 1-like, which gives rise to MKEILPGPSSRVLITDNAYHVSDNVWRGIDRGPIECFGASRLLHVWVLSNAQKELLHDVGFGLFADQDVGVQNDTALVSALVERWRPETNTFFMRRGEMTITLEDVGYILGLPILGQPLAGPAIQNPASWFKKYWFEPLSDEDFEAAWSKSGIKFTWLYERYGRAGVEGDPERIAVHTQAYLMLVLGVVLFPTRSRSFVHPRFIGLLRDVSQIHTYSWGSGVLAYLYRALGMAVRKDSTHIAGCMLLLQIWSYERFDIGLPTPFPGAIRYPVALYWAYPKTKSVLVEEAGKEEEVVVRLVLGKRRRGSKGPHHNLPHYRAEFDGVGSDRVQWTPYDEEEEEVDEDLGEPVVIRHMDWDQIEAQLAGQSRLPLICFDICEYQHSDRVLRQFGLRPCIPRAPVDMTPYRVPKQRFRAENWMAVWFAEIAQWRRFCDRPDIALCDDTLYTTEDAYMEWYLEVSRRGIGKPKPVPQPDYASH